One genomic segment of Vibrio nitrifigilis includes these proteins:
- a CDS encoding SDR family oxidoreductase, translated as MKKVALITGATGGIGSAISSQLINDGFKVIATYIKPMYDHSVEWVKEKGFSDDQIRLLELDVTKVDECQATLTKLLEEEGSVDVLVNTAGITRDAQFKKMTADDWQAVINTNLNSVFNVTHPIFPSMLEKKSGRIVNITSVNGIKGQFGQTNYSAAKAGMIGFTKALALEGAKYGVTVNAVAPGYTATPMVAKMREDVLDAIKAEIPMKRLATPEDIANAVAYLVSDAGAYITGETLSVNGGLYMH; from the coding sequence ATGAAAAAGGTCGCTTTGATCACAGGGGCTACTGGCGGAATCGGTTCTGCCATTTCTTCACAACTGATTAACGATGGTTTTAAAGTCATCGCAACATACATCAAACCTATGTACGACCACTCAGTTGAATGGGTGAAAGAAAAAGGCTTCTCAGACGATCAAATTCGTTTACTAGAACTCGATGTGACTAAAGTCGATGAGTGCCAAGCCACCTTGACTAAACTGCTTGAGGAAGAAGGGAGCGTCGATGTTCTCGTTAACACTGCGGGTATCACCCGAGATGCACAATTTAAAAAAATGACTGCCGATGATTGGCAAGCCGTTATCAACACAAACCTAAACAGCGTGTTTAATGTGACTCACCCTATTTTCCCTTCAATGCTGGAAAAGAAATCAGGTCGAATTGTTAACATCACGTCAGTGAATGGTATCAAAGGCCAATTTGGTCAAACCAACTACTCAGCAGCTAAAGCGGGCATGATTGGTTTTACCAAAGCATTGGCTCTTGAGGGTGCAAAATATGGTGTCACTGTCAACGCAGTTGCACCTGGTTACACAGCAACCCCTATGGTTGCCAAAATGCGTGAAGACGTACTGGATGCAATCAAAGCTGAAATCCCAATGAAACGTCTTGCTACTCCAGAAGATATCGCTAATGCCGTCGCTTATTTAGTCAGCGATGCTGGTGCCTATATCACCGGTGAGACTTTGTCTGTCAACGGTGGTTTGTACATGCACTAG
- a CDS encoding TRAP transporter large permease: protein MNAPDAFFDFFPVIVLFCVLGVLLLVGVPIAFSIGIAAMLTVFIDFPFDKAMILVSQKLANGLDNFGLLALPFFIVAGNLMNRGGLATRLINFAMLFGGRLPGSLAHVNVIANMLFGSLSGSATASAAAVGGIMKPLQEKQHYPIDFSTAVNVASCPSGLLIPPSNILILFALVSSTSVQYLFIAGYIPGILMGLGVMVGIFLLGKRNHIPQQKIVFKEKATKVVLDAIPSLTLVVIIMGGILAGIFTATEASAIAVVYALVLGIAYRELKMKDMFPVLIESVVTTSIVLLMVATSSAMSWAMANADIPNFIADFVMQTSTNPIVVVLLMNVILLVIGTFMDMTPAVLIFTPIFLPIATQLGIDPIHFGIILVFNLCIGICTPPVGTALFVGCSVSDTKLGQVVPKLVPLFAIMVITLGIITLFPSLSLWLPTLAGYQH from the coding sequence ATGAATGCGCCCGATGCTTTTTTCGACTTTTTTCCTGTCATTGTCTTATTCTGCGTATTAGGTGTGTTACTGCTTGTTGGTGTACCGATTGCATTTTCAATCGGTATTGCCGCAATGCTCACTGTCTTTATCGATTTTCCTTTCGATAAAGCCATGATTTTAGTATCCCAAAAGCTGGCTAATGGCTTGGATAACTTTGGCTTATTAGCGCTGCCGTTCTTTATCGTTGCTGGTAACTTGATGAATCGAGGGGGGTTAGCGACACGTTTAATCAACTTTGCGATGCTGTTCGGTGGACGGCTGCCTGGTTCACTCGCACATGTAAACGTGATTGCCAACATGCTATTTGGTTCTTTATCCGGCTCTGCCACTGCTTCAGCAGCCGCTGTCGGCGGCATCATGAAACCACTGCAGGAAAAGCAGCACTATCCCATTGATTTTTCGACCGCTGTCAACGTAGCTTCATGTCCATCCGGTTTATTGATTCCCCCCTCCAACATCTTGATCTTATTTGCCTTAGTCAGTAGTACTTCAGTGCAATACCTGTTCATTGCCGGTTACATTCCCGGTATTTTAATGGGCCTAGGCGTAATGGTGGGGATCTTTCTACTCGGTAAACGCAACCATATTCCACAACAAAAAATTGTCTTTAAAGAGAAAGCCACCAAAGTCGTTTTAGATGCAATTCCAAGTTTAACCCTGGTCGTGATTATCATGGGCGGTATCTTAGCGGGGATTTTTACTGCCACTGAAGCTTCAGCGATTGCCGTTGTTTACGCACTGGTGTTAGGGATTGCTTACCGCGAACTCAAAATGAAAGACATGTTCCCAGTGCTAATCGAAAGCGTTGTTACCACATCGATTGTTCTACTCATGGTTGCCACTTCTTCAGCGATGTCTTGGGCAATGGCCAACGCGGATATTCCGAACTTTATCGCCGATTTCGTGATGCAAACATCGACTAATCCGATCGTTGTCGTGTTGCTAATGAATGTGATTTTGCTGGTCATTGGCACCTTTATGGACATGACGCCTGCGGTACTTATTTTTACCCCCATATTTCTGCCCATCGCGACTCAATTAGGTATCGACCCGATTCACTTCGGCATCATCTTAGTGTTTAACCTTTGTATTGGTATCTGTACTCCACCAGTAGGCACAGCACTTTTTGTCGGCTGCAGTGTATCAGACACCAAATTAGGTCAAGTCGTCCCTAAGTTAGTTCCACTGTTTGCCATTATGGTGATTACGCTAGGCATCATCACTTTATTCCCATCTTTATCGCTTTGGTTACCAACCTTAGCCGGATATCAACATTAA
- a CDS encoding mannitol dehydrogenase family protein, producing MNLSLSTLTSANPPLTLNHSAAQVGIVHLGFGAFHRAHQALITDTYMQEFGGNWKIVGVTWGSSDLPQKMAQQDNLYTVGVGYNDTLNVQLISAIEEILTSTQTDQVFAYMCSPDVKIVSLTITEKGYCHHPATGDLDLNHPFIQHDLADPTHPQSAVGFLVEALNIRRQKGIAPFTPLTCDNLPENGHVLEKVVLQFAQARDPELHQWIKNHIQFPCTMVDRIVPRTTENDISRVEQVLGLRDEACVVTEPFLQWVVEDKFVNDRPLWENTSIANIEVTDNVLPFEEMKLRLLNGTHSSMAYLGYLSGYQTIAETIRDPKFKYFIRRMMDDTITPAVHIQGVDLDDYKSQLIERYENTALQHRTWQIAMDGSQKVPQRFLQTMRYGLDHHVDLSPLYLALAGWIRYVSGIDEQHQAIDVQDPLRDQFAAIWEQHKDQPQAIVNAFVHLDSVFSPEFAHDNTFIESLTEALETIMTLGSKQAVYQWVSTHKN from the coding sequence ATGAATTTATCTCTTTCTACTCTTACCAGTGCGAATCCTCCCTTAACACTCAATCACTCTGCGGCACAAGTCGGGATTGTCCACTTAGGGTTTGGCGCATTCCATCGTGCTCACCAAGCATTAATTACCGACACTTATATGCAGGAATTTGGCGGTAATTGGAAAATTGTAGGGGTGACATGGGGAAGCAGCGATTTACCGCAAAAAATGGCACAGCAAGATAATCTCTACACTGTCGGCGTGGGGTATAACGACACGCTCAATGTGCAGCTTATCAGCGCCATTGAGGAAATTTTAACTAGCACCCAAACCGATCAAGTTTTTGCTTATATGTGCAGCCCTGACGTAAAAATCGTCTCTCTTACTATCACAGAAAAAGGCTATTGCCATCACCCAGCGACAGGTGATCTCGATCTTAATCATCCGTTTATCCAACATGATTTAGCCGATCCAACTCATCCTCAATCAGCGGTGGGTTTTCTCGTTGAGGCTCTTAATATTCGTCGTCAAAAAGGCATTGCACCATTCACCCCACTAACCTGTGATAACTTACCTGAAAATGGTCATGTACTCGAAAAAGTAGTCCTGCAATTTGCTCAAGCTCGGGATCCAGAGCTGCATCAGTGGATTAAAAATCATATTCAATTTCCTTGTACTATGGTCGATCGCATTGTGCCGCGTACCACAGAAAATGATATTAGCCGCGTCGAGCAAGTTTTAGGATTGAGAGATGAAGCCTGTGTCGTCACCGAACCTTTCTTACAGTGGGTAGTGGAAGATAAATTCGTCAATGACCGCCCATTGTGGGAAAACACTTCGATTGCCAATATTGAAGTCACAGATAACGTGCTCCCATTCGAAGAAATGAAATTACGCCTGTTGAATGGCACCCACTCATCCATGGCTTATCTAGGCTACCTTTCTGGCTATCAAACCATTGCCGAAACAATTCGCGATCCTAAATTCAAATATTTCATTCGTCGTATGATGGATGACACCATCACCCCAGCAGTGCATATTCAGGGCGTTGATCTCGATGATTACAAATCACAACTCATTGAACGTTATGAAAATACCGCACTGCAGCACCGCACTTGGCAAATTGCAATGGACGGTTCACAAAAAGTACCACAACGCTTCCTACAAACAATGCGCTATGGTCTAGATCATCACGTTGATCTCTCACCACTGTATTTGGCTCTTGCAGGTTGGATCCGTTATGTCAGTGGGATCGACGAACAACATCAAGCGATTGACGTACAAGATCCTTTACGCGATCAGTTTGCTGCTATTTGGGAACAACATAAAGATCAACCTCAAGCGATCGTCAACGCTTTCGTGCATCTGGACAGTGTTTTCTCCCCTGAATTTGCTCATGACAATACATTTATTGAATCGCTAACCGAAGCATTAGAAACCATTATGACTTTGGGTTCCAAACAAGCTGTATATCAATGGGTTAGTACTCACAAGAACTAA
- a CDS encoding TRAP transporter small permease, giving the protein MPRNKQSGQKEQQPIFITQEMKGMFIQAMNHLITRILQFVLTAFMVIMITAVVWQVFTRFVLQDPSSFTDELSRYLLIWIGILGGAYTYVIKRHLALELLASRLTVRGQRGLSIFINLIIFAFSAIAFIYGGYELVHSTLIHGQTSPGIAIGSHHLLIGYVYLVVPISGLLICYFGLADIASAWFELSHKSGHVSVEGQL; this is encoded by the coding sequence GTGCCAAGAAACAAGCAGTCAGGGCAGAAAGAACAACAACCCATTTTCATTACACAAGAGATGAAAGGTATGTTTATCCAAGCAATGAATCATTTGATAACTCGAATCCTACAATTCGTATTAACTGCTTTTATGGTCATTATGATTACAGCAGTTGTCTGGCAAGTATTTACCCGCTTTGTATTACAAGATCCGTCCAGTTTTACTGACGAGTTATCTCGTTATTTACTTATTTGGATTGGTATTTTAGGAGGGGCTTATACTTATGTGATTAAGCGTCACTTAGCGCTCGAATTACTCGCTTCTCGGCTCACAGTACGAGGCCAAAGAGGATTGAGTATTTTTATCAATCTGATCATTTTTGCCTTTTCGGCTATTGCCTTTATTTATGGTGGATATGAGCTCGTTCATAGCACCTTAATTCACGGACAAACCTCCCCTGGTATTGCTATTGGTAGTCACCACCTATTAATTGGTTACGTCTATCTAGTTGTACCGATTTCTGGCTTGCTTATCTGTTATTTTGGTCTGGCTGATATCGCTAGCGCTTGGTTTGAACTCTCCCATAAATCCGGTCACGTATCAGTAGAAGGACAATTATAA
- a CDS encoding sulfite exporter TauE/SafE family protein, with protein sequence MDYFSSPIVISMVLIFIGSFVQTAIGFGLAVVAAPLLFALSPDYVPAPVTLSALVLSFLNAMKLRHNISIGGLKMALIGRAPGSVAGGVLLVWVSAKVLELWLGLLVMMAVLVSLLPFRIEPTPKRMCIAGFFSGFFGTSSAIGGPPMALLLQHQEANKLRGNLAAFFVFSSIMSLIVQLCAGFLTWHHLLISLPLMPAVVLGYLAAIKLTKNWPKETIRKFALALCFISGATAIAKGLGIL encoded by the coding sequence ATGGATTATTTTTCTAGCCCCATTGTGATTTCGATGGTGCTAATTTTTATCGGTTCTTTTGTTCAGACTGCGATTGGTTTTGGATTAGCTGTCGTGGCTGCTCCACTTTTGTTTGCTCTTTCTCCTGATTATGTTCCCGCTCCTGTGACGTTAAGTGCTTTAGTCCTTTCATTCCTTAACGCCATGAAGTTAAGGCATAATATTTCCATTGGTGGGCTTAAGATGGCATTGATTGGTCGTGCTCCTGGGTCTGTCGCTGGCGGAGTTTTACTTGTGTGGGTATCTGCTAAGGTTCTAGAACTTTGGTTAGGACTACTGGTTATGATGGCGGTATTGGTGAGCTTGTTGCCTTTTCGCATTGAACCAACGCCCAAGCGCATGTGTATTGCGGGATTCTTTTCTGGTTTCTTTGGTACCAGTAGTGCGATTGGCGGCCCTCCTATGGCATTGTTGCTGCAACATCAAGAAGCGAATAAATTACGTGGGAATCTAGCTGCCTTTTTTGTGTTCAGCTCTATCATGTCCCTTATTGTTCAATTATGTGCAGGATTTTTGACGTGGCACCATTTATTGATCTCTTTACCGCTGATGCCAGCCGTAGTGCTTGGGTATTTGGCGGCGATTAAGTTAACAAAAAATTGGCCTAAAGAAACTATCCGCAAGTTTGCTCTCGCACTCTGTTTTATTAGTGGAGCAACCGCCATCGCAAAGGGGCTTGGGATTCTATAG
- a CDS encoding phasin family protein, whose amino-acid sequence MYTEFFKTFTDQAEKSFEPYTKFNKLMAKNVETLTEMQLKAIQTYSQMGLDQVKAASEITDVTSLTKFNSEQLAVFSKLSEQLVADSNKIQAIAKEFKDDFDSLTTENLKTVTPNAQ is encoded by the coding sequence ATGTACACCGAATTTTTTAAAACATTTACTGATCAAGCAGAAAAAAGTTTCGAACCTTACACCAAATTCAATAAATTGATGGCTAAAAACGTTGAAACTTTGACTGAAATGCAACTGAAAGCTATTCAAACCTATAGCCAAATGGGCCTTGACCAAGTAAAAGCAGCCAGCGAAATTACTGACGTCACTTCATTGACTAAATTCAACAGCGAACAACTTGCCGTTTTCTCAAAATTATCCGAACAACTTGTTGCTGATAGCAATAAAATTCAAGCTATTGCTAAAGAATTCAAAGATGATTTTGACAGCTTGACTACTGAAAATCTGAAAACCGTAACTCCAAACGCTCAGTAA
- a CDS encoding acetyl-CoA C-acetyltransferase codes for MEKVFIVAAKRTALGSFGGALKNTPAGELGAVAVKAALEASGVAADNVDEVIIGNVVGAGQGMNVGRQASIYAGIPVSVPAYSVNMVCGSGMKTVMDGISHIKAGDANVVIAGGVEVMSAIPYAISGSIRNGHKMGHTQLTDLMINDGLTDVFNQYHMGVTAENVAKEVGLTRKEQDEFAAWSQNKAVAAIEAGKFKDEIVPVEVKVRRDAVIFDTDEYPKPNTTAETLARLRPAFDKEGTVTAGNASGINDGASAVVLASEQAVKEYQLKPLAEVVGYAQDGVDPKVMGLGPVGAVTKALKKAQLTIKDIDLFELNEAFAAQALGVIKQLSKIHEVDPKTILDKSNVNGGAIALGHPLGASGNRILVSLIYEMHKRSNQYGVASLCVGGGMGTAVVVKAI; via the coding sequence ATGGAAAAAGTATTTATCGTAGCAGCGAAACGTACAGCTCTAGGGTCATTTGGCGGAGCGTTGAAGAATACACCCGCAGGTGAACTTGGTGCAGTCGCGGTTAAAGCGGCACTCGAAGCATCAGGTGTCGCCGCCGACAACGTTGATGAAGTGATTATTGGTAACGTAGTGGGTGCAGGCCAAGGTATGAATGTGGGACGCCAAGCATCCATTTATGCGGGTATTCCAGTTTCTGTTCCTGCTTATAGCGTCAATATGGTGTGTGGCAGTGGGATGAAAACCGTAATGGATGGCATCTCACACATTAAAGCTGGCGATGCCAACGTGGTTATCGCAGGTGGTGTAGAAGTCATGTCTGCTATTCCTTACGCGATTTCTGGAAGCATTCGTAATGGCCACAAAATGGGACATACCCAACTGACAGATCTAATGATTAACGATGGTTTGACTGATGTTTTCAACCAATATCATATGGGCGTCACCGCAGAAAACGTTGCCAAAGAAGTAGGGTTAACTCGTAAAGAGCAAGATGAATTTGCAGCATGGAGTCAAAACAAAGCCGTCGCCGCTATTGAAGCAGGCAAGTTCAAAGATGAAATTGTACCTGTTGAAGTCAAAGTTCGCCGCGACGCCGTGATATTTGACACAGACGAATACCCTAAACCAAACACCACCGCAGAAACACTCGCAAGACTGCGTCCTGCCTTTGATAAAGAAGGCACGGTTACCGCAGGTAATGCGTCTGGTATCAACGATGGCGCAAGTGCCGTTGTACTTGCTTCTGAGCAAGCCGTAAAAGAATACCAATTGAAGCCATTGGCTGAAGTTGTCGGCTACGCTCAAGATGGCGTTGATCCTAAAGTCATGGGATTAGGGCCTGTTGGAGCAGTCACAAAAGCGCTTAAAAAAGCACAATTAACAATTAAGGACATCGATCTTTTTGAACTGAATGAAGCGTTTGCAGCACAAGCATTAGGCGTTATCAAACAGCTTTCAAAAATTCATGAAGTCGACCCTAAAACCATTCTCGATAAATCCAACGTGAATGGAGGAGCCATTGCATTAGGTCATCCTCTGGGAGCATCGGGAAACCGAATTCTTGTGAGTTTGATTTACGAGATGCATAAGCGCTCAAATCAATATGGTGTGGCTTCACTGTGTGTCGGAGGCGGTATGGGCACAGCAGTGGTAGTCAAAGCAATTTAA
- the uxaC gene encoding glucuronate isomerase produces MTTFLSEDFMLHSELARRLYHDVAADLPIIDYHCHLPPYQVADNYQFTNLTDIWLRGDHYKWRAMRSNGVDERFCTGDASDKEKFLAFAATVPFTIGNPIYHWSHLELRRPFGLDHVIVNTDSAEHIWQQCNEMLATDDFRARRIMEKMNVEMVGTTDDPIDSLDAHKQVAEDPSFSIRMLPSWRPDKAFNIHLAGFNDYIHKLEAAADVSIHSFIDVCTALGKRLDHFQAHGCCVADHALDTVVYEEASEQELDAILTQRLAGKEVSPYQAAQFKTAILVYLGKEYAKRNWVQQYHIGALRNANTRMFNILGPDTGFDSINDDLVAAPLAKLLDALDKEDELPKTILYCLNPRDNEVLGTMCGNFQGGSIPGKIQFGAGWWFNDQKDGMVRQMTQLAQLGLLSRFVGMLTDSRSFMSYTRHEYFRRILCQMIASWVEHGEAPYDFALLSQMVRGICYNNAKDYFGV; encoded by the coding sequence ATGACTACTTTTCTATCTGAAGATTTCATGCTCCATTCTGAACTTGCTCGTCGCCTGTATCATGATGTTGCGGCAGATTTACCAATCATTGATTATCATTGCCATCTGCCGCCATACCAAGTCGCTGACAATTATCAATTCACTAATCTGACCGATATCTGGTTACGTGGCGATCACTATAAATGGCGCGCTATGCGCAGTAATGGTGTTGATGAACGTTTTTGTACTGGGGATGCGAGCGATAAAGAAAAATTCCTAGCGTTTGCTGCGACGGTTCCTTTTACCATTGGTAATCCTATCTATCATTGGAGTCACCTAGAGTTAAGACGCCCATTTGGCTTAGATCACGTGATTGTAAATACAGACAGCGCTGAGCATATTTGGCAGCAGTGTAATGAAATGTTGGCGACTGATGATTTCAGAGCACGGCGGATTATGGAAAAAATGAATGTTGAGATGGTAGGAACAACCGATGATCCTATTGATAGTCTTGATGCGCATAAGCAGGTGGCGGAAGACCCGAGTTTTTCTATTCGTATGCTGCCGAGTTGGAGACCTGATAAGGCATTTAATATTCATTTAGCGGGATTCAATGATTATATCCATAAACTCGAAGCTGCGGCTGATGTCTCTATTCATTCTTTTATTGATGTTTGTACTGCCTTAGGGAAACGCCTTGACCATTTCCAAGCCCACGGTTGCTGCGTTGCGGATCACGCGTTAGATACGGTCGTCTATGAAGAAGCATCAGAACAAGAATTGGACGCTATTTTGACTCAGCGCCTTGCAGGGAAAGAAGTTTCACCTTATCAGGCTGCTCAGTTCAAGACAGCTATTTTGGTGTATTTAGGCAAAGAGTACGCTAAACGAAATTGGGTACAGCAGTACCATATTGGCGCGTTACGCAATGCCAACACGCGTATGTTTAATATCTTGGGGCCAGATACGGGTTTTGATTCGATCAATGATGATTTAGTGGCTGCACCACTCGCAAAATTACTGGATGCTTTGGATAAGGAAGATGAGTTACCTAAGACCATTTTGTATTGCCTAAACCCAAGAGATAACGAAGTGCTTGGCACTATGTGCGGCAACTTCCAAGGGGGAAGTATCCCTGGAAAAATTCAATTTGGCGCTGGCTGGTGGTTTAACGATCAAAAAGATGGAATGGTGCGCCAAATGACCCAATTAGCACAATTAGGTCTGCTGAGTCGATTTGTTGGTATGTTGACTGACAGTCGCAGTTTTATGTCTTACACGCGTCACGAATATTTTCGTCGAATTTTATGTCAGATGATTGCCTCTTGGGTTGAGCACGGGGAAGCTCCCTATGATTTTGCTCTGTTAAGCC
- the uxuA gene encoding mannonate dehydratase: MRMTFRWYGEGNDKISLAQIRQIPGVDGIVWSLHDMPAGELWSEERITKEIATIRQAGFHADVVESVNVHEDIKLGLPTRDVYIDNYKETLRRLAKAGVKVVCYNFMPVFDWTRTELYHPLEDGSNALFFEQSRIQNIDPMELIKTLSQNVDVTMPGWEPERLAKLEHTFVQYQGFTSEQLWSNLQYFLEQVIPVCEQYDIKLGIHPDDPAFAIFGLPRIITNLTNIKRLLSLVDSPYNGLSLCTGSLGSINNDIPAIIDQCFSRIHFMHVRNVKRFANGDFIETSHRACDGSVDTVKVIKTLHKHGYTGYLRPDHGRHLWGEEEWARPGYGLYDRALGIMYLLGVWDSLES; the protein is encoded by the coding sequence ATGAGAATGACATTTCGTTGGTATGGTGAGGGAAACGACAAGATTAGCCTTGCCCAAATCCGACAGATTCCGGGCGTTGATGGTATCGTTTGGTCGCTGCACGATATGCCAGCGGGTGAGCTTTGGAGCGAAGAACGCATCACTAAAGAAATCGCAACCATACGCCAAGCGGGGTTTCATGCTGATGTCGTTGAAAGTGTTAATGTCCATGAAGATATAAAGCTTGGACTTCCAACTCGCGACGTCTACATTGACAATTATAAAGAAACACTCAGAAGGTTAGCTAAAGCGGGTGTGAAAGTGGTTTGCTATAACTTTATGCCCGTATTTGATTGGACTCGAACCGAACTTTACCACCCTCTTGAGGATGGCTCTAACGCTCTGTTTTTTGAACAAAGCCGTATTCAAAATATTGATCCCATGGAGCTAATAAAAACGTTATCACAAAATGTGGATGTGACTATGCCAGGCTGGGAACCTGAGCGATTAGCTAAACTGGAACACACGTTTGTTCAGTACCAAGGTTTCACCAGCGAACAGCTTTGGTCCAATCTACAGTATTTTCTTGAGCAAGTGATCCCGGTTTGTGAGCAGTACGATATTAAACTTGGTATCCACCCTGATGATCCTGCTTTTGCTATTTTTGGCCTGCCACGAATCATTACCAATTTAACTAATATCAAACGATTACTAAGCCTCGTCGATAGCCCCTATAACGGGTTAAGTTTATGTACCGGTTCTCTAGGCTCAATCAATAACGATATTCCCGCTATCATTGACCAATGCTTTAGCCGTATACACTTTATGCATGTGCGTAACGTTAAACGATTTGCTAATGGTGATTTTATCGAGACCTCACATCGAGCCTGTGATGGTTCGGTCGATACGGTTAAGGTAATCAAGACCCTGCATAAACATGGGTATACAGGTTACCTGAGACCGGATCATGGACGTCATTTATGGGGAGAAGAAGAATGGGCCAGACCCGGCTATGGTTTGTATGATCGAGCACTTGGCATCATGTATCTTCTTGGTGTTTGGGATAGTTTAGAGAGTTAA
- a CDS encoding TRAP transporter substrate-binding protein, translating to MKRLNSVVLTCAISALAALNINAVQARTLKLAHELPTEHPVHASLTWFADQVKARAHIRVKVYPNGTLGNETGLLQMVQNGTIAFTKVSAAPLNSFASDYKLLSLPYLYRSDAQYHKVLEGPIGQKILASSRDSGFIGLAFLDAGSRSFYTSKPIRTPDDLKGLKIRVQNSSVSIDTIKALGATPVPLPYGELYSAMQQGVVDGAENNIPSYYSSRHYEVEKVYSYDKHTEVPDVLVVSTSIWDSLTDEQRKIIREVAKETVKQQETNWNNYVSKSKKALEADNITFVQSDVAKFQAAVKPVYDKFRKENPDLVGMLDEIQAQ from the coding sequence ATGAAACGTCTGAATTCTGTTGTGCTAACCTGCGCTATCTCAGCGTTAGCCGCTCTAAACATCAATGCCGTGCAAGCTCGAACCCTAAAATTGGCCCACGAATTGCCGACAGAACACCCTGTGCATGCCTCATTAACCTGGTTTGCTGACCAAGTTAAAGCACGCGCTCATATTCGCGTAAAAGTTTACCCTAACGGCACGCTAGGTAATGAAACGGGCTTATTACAGATGGTGCAAAACGGCACAATCGCTTTTACTAAAGTCAGCGCAGCACCACTCAACTCTTTTGCATCAGATTATAAGTTGCTCTCACTGCCTTATTTGTATCGTAGCGACGCTCAATACCACAAAGTACTCGAAGGTCCGATTGGTCAAAAAATTCTCGCCTCATCTCGAGATTCTGGATTTATTGGACTGGCATTCTTAGATGCCGGCTCGCGCAGCTTTTATACCTCAAAGCCAATTCGAACTCCTGACGATCTAAAGGGATTAAAAATTCGCGTACAAAACTCTTCCGTTTCGATTGATACCATCAAAGCACTTGGCGCAACGCCGGTTCCTCTACCTTACGGCGAACTCTATTCCGCCATGCAACAAGGCGTTGTCGATGGTGCTGAAAATAATATCCCGTCTTACTACTCTTCTCGCCACTATGAAGTAGAGAAAGTTTATTCCTACGACAAACATACCGAGGTACCTGATGTGTTAGTGGTCTCCACCAGTATTTGGGATTCATTGACTGATGAGCAACGCAAAATCATCCGCGAAGTCGCAAAAGAAACCGTGAAACAGCAAGAAACCAACTGGAATAACTACGTTAGCAAATCGAAAAAAGCGCTAGAAGCGGACAACATTACGTTTGTGCAAAGTGATGTGGCTAAATTCCAAGCCGCCGTAAAACCGGTTTATGACAAGTTCCGCAAAGAAAATCCTGATTTAGTCGGTATGTTAGACGAAATACAAGCCCAATAA